Proteins from a genomic interval of Asticcacaulis sp. AND118:
- a CDS encoding DUF1653 domain-containing protein translates to MTRPIADYPSAIETGLYRHYKGKDYVVYGSVTHSETEEVLVLYAPVVPADPARLWVRPLAMFSESVDSDGSTLPRFRKV, encoded by the coding sequence ATGACTCGCCCGATCGCCGACTACCCCAGCGCCATCGAGACCGGCCTTTACCGCCACTACAAAGGCAAGGACTATGTGGTCTACGGCAGCGTGACCCACTCCGAAACCGAAGAGGTGCTGGTGTTGTACGCCCCCGTGGTGCCGGCCGACCCGGCGCGCTTGTGGGTGCGGCCTTTGGCCATGTTCAGCGAATCGGTGGATAGTGACGGCTCAACCCTGCCGCGATTTCGCAAAGTATAG